One genomic region from Yarrowia lipolytica chromosome 1C, complete sequence encodes:
- a CDS encoding uncharacterized protein (Compare to YALI0C14014g, weakly similar to uniprot|Q06508 Saccharomyces cerevisiae YPR139c, similar to Saccharomyces cerevisiae VPS66 (YPR139C); ancestral locus Anc_3.477): MEKFSQYRDKGTGVAPYLPHPRSKADGSLPSTIFVVLQAPLALVESVIKIPLLLALLALYAGIIQFITIEPVRKAYFSTLLFVSGFWFWNVSAEAVRRNKLTEAYPKPGEVVVSNYLSPIDAFVYSALFDPLGPFGVFFKALGIPEIVPPTHGESLSKIVFDATSKGRAVVVFAEGTTSNGRGLLPLLHIDFHQLSQNTKVIPAGLRLAPQYITTPLPVTLPMWVFRLLSNPTGWHVSLRFAEPCYAKDTNVNNTLVESICRVGRLKSIGPDLGVEGKRNFWKVYNKKKDLLFNPLWGVKTHLFMFMSIFSSTSTPQADITYCILLQSLCCGIKSSHFCCPSTNRCSKQCIFVIN; this comes from the exons ATGGAAAAGTTCTCCCAGTACCGCGATAAGGGCACAGGTGTTGCTCCCTACCTGCCGCATCCGCGCTCCAAGGCTGACGGTTCGCTCCCCAGCACGATTTTCGTCGTTCTGCAGGCGCCCCTGGCTCTTGTGGAGAGTGTGATCAAGATCCCCCTCTTGCTCGCCCTGCTGGCGCTGTATGCGGGCATCATCCAATTCATCACAATCGAGCCGGTACGAAAGGCCTACTTTTCGACGCTGCTGTTTGTCAGTGgcttctggttctggaacGTGTCCGCCGAAGCGGTGAGAAGAAACAAGCTGACCGAGGCCTACCCCAAGCCCGGAGAGGTCGTGGTGTCCAACTACCTGTCGCCCATTGACGCCTTTGTGTACTCTGCACTTTTCGACCCC CTGGGTCCGTTTGGAGTCTTCTTCAAGGCCCTGGGTATCCCCGAAATCGTGCCTCCAACCCATGGGGAGTCGCTGTCCAAGATTGTGTTTGACGCCACCTCCAAGGGACGAGCCGTGGTTGTGTTTGCCGAGGGAACAACCTCCAACGGACGAGGTCTGCTGCCCCTGCTACACATTGACTTCCACCAGCTCTCTCAAAACACAAAGGTGATTCCGGCAGGCCTCAGACTCGCCCCCCAGTACATCACCACCCCTCTGCCCGTGACGCTGCCCATGTGGGTCTTCCGACTGCTCTCAAACCCCACTGGATGGCACGTGTCTCTACGGTTTGCCGAACCGTGCTACGCGAAGGACACCAACGTCAACAACACACTGGTGGAGAGCATTTGTCGGGTGGGCCGACTCAAGAGCATCGGTCCAGATCTCGGTGTTGAGGGAAAGCGAAACTTTTGGAAGGTCtacaacaagaagaaggac CTGCTCTTCAATCCCCTTTGGGGTGTGAAAACACACCTGTTCATGTTTATGTCCATATTCTCTTCAACCAGCACGCCCCAAGCTGACAttacatactgtatattgCTCCAGTCTCTGTGCTGTGGCATCAAAAGCAGCCATTTCTGCTGCCCATCTACCAACAGGTGTTCAAAACAATGTATTTTCGTGATAAACTGA
- a CDS encoding uncharacterized protein (Compare to YALI0C14058g, similar to Saccharomyces cerevisiae HFI1 (YPL254W); ancestral locus Anc_6.290, similar to uniprot|Q12060 Saccharomyces cerevisiae YPL254w HFI1 transcriptional coactivator) yields the protein MSDMEDDSLLGIPDKEESVEVEVKQEDSKDATPKIEDKEEHHQQQQNGGIAPSMMGGGDAGGGPTSMSIAPGSLSGAGGTGGVAAAAAETAAAGATPTATPAASTPAVGGTPAPSTAAGSSSASRLQVDDMMTAFQKQLGPNWERYRDVLTHFLVGRLSRHELQEALDGILDRSMVKMHNQFLLANLCNSLRAAPADGATGRMTSWSRKRGRGGAGAQKVKGDTQMAQLKKEVLSLPPRERKRIKAITREAGKKGYISSTIINTRQAMLPRIPFVQDKDQVGKQGNTVTWTQDIIHAYQTQLATESRELPDADHLRSRMIGIALEHGVLGGLGQNVVELIQVGLEYYLKGIIQETIEMVKLRKIKDKEAIATAADMAVVLESTPNLTVETCAPVYRLNNVMLQNDEVIEEMQPKEEPLGDKKELNHLLDDLLAEF from the coding sequence ATGAGCGACATGGAAGACGACTCCCTTTTGGGAATCcccgacaaggaggaaagcgtggaggtggaggtgaAACAAGAAGACTCGAAGGACGCAACGCCAAAAAtcgaggacaaggaggaacatcatcagcaacaacagAATGGCGGCATAGCACCGTCCATGATGGGAGGTGGTGatgcaggaggagggccCACCAGCATGAGTATTGCTCCAGGCAGTCTCAGTGGAGCAGGAGGCACTGGGGGAGTTGCAGCGGCAGCGGCGGAAACGGCAGCGGCAGGAGCAACACCGACAGCAACACCTGCAGCATCTACGCCTGCGGTCGGAGGCACTCCTGCCCCGTctactgctgctggatcgTCGTCAGCGTCTCGTCTTCAAGTGGACGATATGATGACTGCTttccagaagcagctgggACCCAACTGGGAACGGTACAGAGACGTGCTCACACATTTCTTGGTGGGTAGATTGAGTCGACACGAGTTGCAGGAGGCGCTGGATGGCATTTTGGACCGATCGATGGTCAAGATGCACAACCAGTTTCTGCTGGCCAACCTGTGCAACTCGCTGCGAGCTGCTCCGGCAGACGGGGCCACTGGCCGAATGACTAGTTGGAGTCGCAAgcgaggccgaggaggcgCAGGCGCGCAAAAGGTCAAGGGAGACACACAGATGGCCCAGCTAAAAAAGGAGGTGCTTTCTCTGCCGCCGCGTGAACGAAAACGGATCAAGGCCATCACACGAGAGGCCGGCAAAAAGGGGTACATCTCGTCGACGATCATCAACACACGACAAGCTATGCTGCCCCGGATTCCGTTTGTGCAGGATAAGGATCAGGTTGGAAAGCAGGGCAAcacagtcacgtggaccCAGGACATTATCCACGCGTATCAGACGCAGCTGGCTACAGAGTCGCGTGAGCTTCCCGATGCGGACCACCTGCGGTCGCGCATGATTGGCATTGCCCTTGAGCACGGTGTTCTTGGGGGGCTTGGCCAGAATGTCGTTGAGCTGATCCAGGTGGGACTCGAGTACTATCTCAAGGGCATCATTCAGGAGACGATTGAGATGGTTAAGCTGCGCAAGATaaaggacaaggaggcgATTGCTACGGCGGCTGACATGGCAGTGGTTCTGGAGAGCACTCCCAACCTGACGGTTGAGACGTGTGCTCCTGTTTACCGACTCAACAATGTCATGTTGCAGAACGATgaggtgattgaggagatgcagcccaaggaggagcctctgggtgacaagaaggagttgaATCATTTGCTGGATGATTTGCTCGCGGAGTTTTAG
- a CDS encoding uncharacterized protein (Compare to YALI0C13992g, some similarities with CA3275|IPF17068 Candida albicans IPF17068 unknown function) produces the protein MDWIFSEKPDPATPPVSWALGAIPAMFRRETPHFERDLGRLRRADRDSEGARDTETSTGDDVATEPTFDNFLEMKASSTPFFKPEKVHLKRRAANDNLKPCPNKFPKTGGILKQTQTGAHGENDTVSNFGHKNVSFAASLGSTTNSISEQLPSGYEGADQTPVASCRGPKFVQYDPVNDDTKTMFRKLDNNMDLLNERRLKWGGGGSDTRPVTQHVANGKEEAEEHRLVKSTAQVELELALEKIKRLEEDKRRYMNQSNKLEMEKRTVEHDLEMLKHQQRNEIDTMKMTIEHLQSKMSVSGCETRVKEHKLNVAESRVGELQRELADTKVAAEAREHHLKEQVAFLEEKVGTLERKERAFRASEKIAMRQRDDFNKNWTFQNQGSGSQGSQNETNHSQNHVNDFHQNWNRNQGPQTSFNPNQNCGNQHSGLQKGNEFNLNHLNPQQQNPQQQNLQQQNLQQQNSQQQNPQQQPNIFQNPGNPFASTFHPQPQQQSTRQPLGSFDLNIKRDSWQKSRNIFGHNRQPSTTPKQPPPSYMRGHDVDMADGMRFFR, from the coding sequence ATGGACTGGATTTTTTCGGAAAAGCCCGATCCCGCAACGCCGCCCGTGTCGTGGGCGCTGGGAGCCATTCCGGCCATGTTTCGGCGTGAAACGCCGCATTTCGAGCGAGATTTGGGCCGGCTGAGACGGGCAGACAGAGACTCGGAGGGAGccagagacacagaaacgTCCACGGGAGACGATGTGGCGACGGAGCCCACTTTCGACAACTTTTTGGAGATGAAAGCCAGCAGCACCCCCTTTTTCAAGCCGGAAAAGGTGCATTTGAAGCGGCGGGCGGCCAATGATAACCTCAAACCGTGCCCAAACAAGTTCCCCAAGACGGGCGGTATTTtaaaacagacacagaccgGAGCGCACGGCGAAAACGACACGGTGTCCAATTTCGGGCACAAAAACGTGAGTTTTGCCGCGTCGTTGGGATCTACTACAAACAGCATCTCGGAACAGCTTCCGTCCGGGTACGAGGGAGCCGACCAGACCCCCGTGGCGTCTTGTCGAGGCCCCAAGTTTGTGCAGTACGACCCGGTCAACGACGACACCAAGACCATGTTTCGCAAACTCGACAACAACATGGATTTGTTGAACGAGAGGCGGTTGAAgtggggaggaggaggatcaGACACCAGGCCGGTGACGCAGCATGTAGCGAATGgaaaggaggaggcggaGGAGCACAGACTGGTCAAAAGCACGGCTCAAGTCGAGCTGGAGCTCGCtttggagaagatcaagcGACTGGAGGAAGACAAGAGACGGTACATGAACCAGAGCAATAAGCTCGAGATGGAAAAGAGGACGGTGGAACACGATCTGGAGATGCtcaagcaccagcagcGCAACGAAATCGATACTATGAAGATGACCATTGAGCACCTGCAGTCGAAAATGAGTGTTAGTGGGTGCGAGACTCGCGTCAAGGAGCACAAGTTGAACGTGGCCGAGTCACGTGTGGGAGAGCTGCAAAGAGAGCTGGCTGATACCAAGGTGGCTGCCGAAGCGCGCGAACACCATCTGAAGGAGCAGGTGGCGTtcctggaggagaaggtgggCACACTGGAGCGCAAAGAGCGGGCGTTCAGGGCCTCGGAGAAGATTGCCATGCGACAGAGAGACGATTTCAACAAGAACTGGACGTTTCAAAACCAGGGTTCAGGGAGCCAGGGCTCTCAGAATGAAACAAATCATAGTCAGAACCACGTGAATGATTTCCATCAGAACTGGAATCGAAACCAGGGACCTCAAACCAGCTTCAACCCGAATCAGAACTGTGGTAATCAGCATAGTGGGTTGCAGAAAGGCAACGAATTCAACTTGAATCACCTGAAtccccagcaacagaacccccagcaacagaacctccagcaacagaacctccagcaacagaattcccagcaacagaacccccagcaacaaccCAACATCTTCCAGAACCCAGGCAACCCGTTTGCAAGCACATTCCATCCACAGCCGCAACAGCAGTCGACACGCCAACCACTGGGCTCTTTCGATCTCAACATCAAACGTGACAGTTGGCAGAAAAGTAGAAACATTTTCGGTCACAACCGACAACCATCGACGACACCCAAACAGCCCCCTCCCTCGTACATGAGAGGTCACGATGTGGACATGGCCGACGGTATGCGGTTTTTTAGATAG
- a CDS encoding uncharacterized protein (Compare to YALI0C14124g, weakly similar to DEHA-IPF11820.1 Debaryomyces hansenii) — protein MLKPSTNASSLSAESHTCAFCPNPSNYSCPKCQSLYCSLACYKGEKHVFCSEKFYKTNVEEEHEFQNSSHMNPDKVADRKKVLEIVDRYGQEYDGWKYEVPKGVDTDKIRKELDSSPTEPKWTKEEEDELNELLDQVPEDELWKLLSPDDQQRFLQFAKMSGHGV, from the coding sequence ATGCTCAAACCGTCGACCAACGCTTCGTCTCTGTCGGCCGAGTCGCACACGTGTGCTTTTTGCCCCAATCCCAGCAACTACAGCTGTCCCAAATGTCAGTCGTTATACTGTTCGTTGGCGTGTTATAAGGGCGAGAAACACGTCTTCTGCTCGGAAAAGTTCTACAAGACCaatgtggaggaggagcacgAGTTCCAGAACTCCAGCCACATGAATCCAGACAAGGTGGCCGATCGCaagaaggtgctggagattgTGGATCGATACGGGCAGGAATATGACGGGTGGAAGTACGAGGTGCCCAAGGGAGTTGACACCGACAAGATCAGAAAGGAGCTGGATTCGAGCCCCACGGAGCCGAAAtggaccaaggaggaggaggatgagctCAACGAGTTGCTCGACCAGGTCCCCGAAGACGAGCTGTGGAAGCTCCTGTCACCGGACGATCAACAGCGGTTCCTACAGTTCGCCAAGATGAGTGGACATGGCGTTTAG
- a CDS encoding uncharacterized protein (Truncated form of YALI0C13970g, weakly similar to uniprot|P08640 Saccharomyces cerevisiae YIR019c STA1 extracellular alpha-1 4-glucan glucosidase P2.341.f2.1), whose amino-acid sequence MRLSSIFLAGGSLAALIKLDNAILNDIATGISNGIVSAHNSNVDDDVASKQVETLVNLLLGNSDLQPAFTAALENTIKFKWSAALIPPFVSLIQDTIAKYEESSDYVSATNLVSSIITNYNPSLAIHLASINVATWYGLLSGAIGGFATEPAASRALVTLLEVVTSLECQLGFISSECPVSSVVSVSSVKEPVTSSSVSSAKKPVAPSSVSSVKEPVTSSSVSSAKRPVTPLSVSSAKEPVTSSSVSSAKKPVTPLSVSSAKEPATPLSVSSSEEQVTLLSVSSVPSSVSSVSSVSAPVTPLPASSSIPPSASVQTGTAVESDSPESDSTANSVTSQGHGEGEETQSTDPKDQASEKTSDKTTGSSTESTKATDISSANSDVNSNVNSNVNSNANTNTNSNYNSTALTTPVQRTNSIITKTVTFCDSDGCITPVVVLSTNVPVNATSTTLVTVCDACKGKTVTITVPCDTEASGEASGEVSGEASAESSVKTSVETPVKTPVAQAAPEKSPAQVPEKSPAQVPEKSPAQAEKVARSKLKKSPAQAEKSPGFKLKRSPAQA is encoded by the exons ATGAGACTATCATCAATCTTTCTCGCCGGGGGCTCCTTAGCTGCTCTGATCAAACTCGACAATGCTATTCTGAACGACATTGCCACGGGAATATCTAACGGTATCGTTTCTGCCCACAATAGCAACGTTGACGATGATGTTGCCAGCAAACAGGTAGAAACTCTGGTCAATCTTTTGCTGGGAAACTCAGACCTCCAACCCGCCTTCACCGCCGCTCTCGAAAACACCATCAAGTTCAAGTGGAGTGCGGCGCTTATCCCTCCCTTTGTTTCCCTCATCCAGGATACCATTGCCAAATACGAGGAGAGTTCCGATTACGTCAGCGCCACCAACTTGGTTtcctccatcatcaccaactacaaccCGTCGCTGGCCATCCATCTGGCTTCTATAAACGTTGCTACGTGGTACGGCCTTCTAAGCGGTGCAATTGGAGGGTTTGCAACAGAACCCGCCGCTTCCCGGGCTCTTGTCACTCTTTTGGAGGTGGTCACTTCTTTGGAGTGTCAGTTGGGATTCATTAGTTCTGAGTGTCCGGTTTCGTCTGTTGTTTCGGTTTCTTCGGTGAAAGAGCCCGTGACTTCTTCATCGGTTTCTTCGGCGAAAAAGCCCGTCGCTCCTTCATCGGTTTCTTCGGTAAAAGAGCCCGTGACTTCTTCATCGGTTTCTTCGGCGAAAAGGCCCGTGACTCCTTTGTCGGTTTCTTCGGCGAAAGAGCCCGTGACTTCTTCATCGGTTTCTTCGGCGAAAAAGCCCGTGACTCCTTTGTCGGTTTCTTCGGCGAAAGAGCCCGCCACTCCTTTGTCGGTTTCTTCCTCGGAAGAGCAAGTCACTCTTTTGTCGGTTTCTTCCGTACCTTCGTCGGTCTCGTCTGTCTCCTCCGTATCTGCGCCTGTCACTCCACTCCCCGCTTCTTCATCGATCCCTCCGTCCGCCTCCGTTCAAACTGGAACCGCTGTAGAGTCCGACTCCCCTGAATCTGACTCTACCGCCAACAGTGTCACCAGTCAAGGCCATGGTGAGGGCGAGGAAACACAGTCAACAGATCCGAAGGACCAAGCCTCGGAAAAAACTTCAGACAAGACAACAGGTTCCTCAACCGAGTCGACCAAAGCGACAGACATTTCCAGTGCCAATTCGGATGTCAACTCGAATGTGAACTCGAATGTGAACTCGAAtgccaacaccaacaccaactccaactacaactcCACCGCTCTGACTACTCCGGTACAGCGAAccaactccatcatcaccaaaacGGTCACTTTCTGCGACTCGGACGGATGTATCACTCCTGTCGTGGTTCTCTCGACCAATGTGCCCGTCAATGCaacctccaccactctgGTGACTGTTTGTGATGCCTGCAAGGGCAAGACCGTGACCATTACTGTTCCATGTGACACTGAGGCTTCAGGTGAGGCTTCAGGAGAGGTTTCAGGTGAGGCTTCAGCTGAGTCTTCTGTAAAGACTTCAGTTGAGACTCCAGTTAAGACTCCAGTTGCTCAAGCTGCCCCTGAAAAGTCGCCTGCTCAAGTCCCTGAAAAGTCGCCTGCTCAAGTCCCTGAAAAGTCGCCCGCTCAAGCTGAAAAGGTCGCCCGCTCAAAGCTGAAAAAGTCGCCCGCTCAAGCTGAAAAGTCGCCCGGCTTCAAGCTGAAAAGGTCGCCCG CTCAAGCCTGA
- a CDS encoding uncharacterized protein (Compare to YALI0C14036g, similar to Saccharomyces cerevisiae TAZ1 (YPR140W); ancestral locus Anc_3.478, similar to uniprot|Q06510 Saccharomyces cerevisiae YPR140w similarity to human BTHS gene involved in Barth syndrome), producing the protein MSFRNVSLRGSQLLGKLDSRGWGWYVAKKWNIGLVYTMCKVFLRCKKVDIKGLDNLLEAHRQARLEGRGLLTVMNHTSVLDDPVVWGMLPNDNGWIPYLMRWATGAKDICYKNKLYSLFFGAGQVLPITRFGIGGPFQPGMDMCVRLLNPNNKIKYSAKYTPYLVHTNATSYPFWRESNWVHFFPEGYVHQALEPHEGTMRYFRWGTSRAVLEPVTPPIIVPMFSHGLQKVFQEIPKGYEMEGNNTNKDRTISIRIGEPISETTVAGFRNEWINLCHKENVGLNAETMPDVLKNGQEAKDLRSKVAAYLREEVEKLRLTVPNMNPELPEFKEPEFWSDIDKVHKGVYNHRGKVRMLRNPTKGLIEVVEANKD; encoded by the coding sequence ATGTCTTTCCGAAACGTCTCGCTGCGGGGCTCGCAGCTGCTCGGCAAGCTCGACAGTCGCGGCTGGGGCTGGTACGTGGCAAAAAAATGGAACATTGGGCTGGTCTACACGATGTGCAAGGTTTTTCTGAGATGCAAGAAAGTCGACATCAAGGGCCTCGACAACCTGCTGGAGGCCCACCGACAGGCACGGCTGGAGGGCCGAGGTCTGCTAACCGTCATGAACCACACCAGTGTGCTGGACGACCCGGTCGTATGGGGCATGCTGCCGAACGACAATGGCTGGATCCCGTACCTCATGAGATGGGCCACCGGAGCCAAGGACATTTgctacaagaacaagctATACTCGTTGTTTTTCGGTGCCGGCCAAGTGCTTCCCATCACGCGATTTGGTATAGGAGGACCCTTCCAACCCGGTATGGATATGTGTGTGCGTCTTCTGaaccccaacaacaagATCAAGTACTCGGCCAAGTACACCCCTTATCTGGTTCATACCAACGCCACCAGCTATCCGTTTTGGCGAGAGTCCAACTGGGTGCACTTCTTCCCCGAGGGCTACGTTCACCAGGCTCTGGAGCCCCATGAGGGCACGATGCGATATTTCCGATGGGGAACCAGTCGAGCCGTGCTTGAGCCGGTCACTCCTCCCATTATTGTACCCATGTTCTCACACGGCCTGCAAAAGGTGTTCCAGGAGATCCCCAAGGGCTATGAGATGGAGGGCAATAACACTAACAAGGATAGAACCATCAGTATTCGGATTGGAGAGCCCATCAGTGAAACTACGGTTGCAGGTTTCCGAAACGAGTGGATCAACTTGTGCCACAAGGAGAATGTTGGCTTGAACGCCGAAACAATGCCCGACGTGCTCAAGAATGGACAGGAAGCCAAGGATCTGCGATCCAAGGTGGCTGCTTATCtcagagaagaggtggagaagctgcGTCTGACCGTTCCCAACATGAACCCCGAGTTGcccgagttcaaggagcCCGAGTTCTGGAGCGACATTGACAAGGTGCACAAGGGCGTCTACAACCACCGAGGCAAGGTGCGAATGCTCAGAAACCCCACCAAGGGGCTcattgaggtggtggaggccAACAAGGACTAG
- a CDS encoding uncharacterized protein (Compare to YALI0C14146g, no similarity) produces the protein MVNSTTPTPTSTTRHLLSSQYITCIRVYAWGLCVGGRLTHHLVSDTDRVLTKINHSSPGLDYRGILEQMDVLGGKGLADWLQQGRCENEIFLSALVLYLFQWIDGIDKVVDKLYRRTCVEIELSSGPAKGELRDEDNPGSASQRVLHWFQTKVPVLETVSFWSKLVGRQNKTEGAFFKVRHSTIPLLDTLRTHIKHYKTCLPSVLGLGDVSGNPIPLDAQYLAEEMNMKIVLGNSRLVEAFPAAQGLARDWIDGALMVTAIMVRSIVWWSALLGEQEDSALSDGFEEMVGGGGVEEMDFIQYLEQSRFQQRLQTLSDWFSQHSGDTASVD, from the coding sequence ATGGTCAACAGTACTACCCCTACCCCCACAAGCACAACTCGCCACCTCCTATCGAGCCAATACATCACCTGCATCCGAGTCTACGCGTGGGGATTGTGTGTTGGAGGCCGTCTAACTCACCATCTTGTGAGCGACACAGATCGGGTGCTTACTAAGATCAACCATAGTTCTCCGGGACTGGACTATCGGGGCATTCTGGAGCAGATGGATGTTTTGGGGGGCAAAGGGCTGGCTGATTGGCTCCAGCAGGGACGGTGTGAGAACGAGATCTTTCTCAGCGCTCTCGTTCTGTACCTGTTCCAGTGGATAGATGGTATTGACAAGGTGGTTGACAAGTTGTATAGGAGGACCTGTGTTGAGATTGAGCTGTCTTCGGGGCCTGCTAAAGGTGAACTGAGAGATGAGGACAACCCAGGGTCGGCGTCTCAGCGTGTTTTACACTGGTTTCAGACCAAGGTTCCCGTTTTGGAAACGGTATCGTTCTGGTCAAAACTTGTGGGCAGGCAAAACAAGACTGAAGGAGCCTTTTTCAAAGTCAGACACTCCACAATTCCTCTTTTAGACACTTTGAGGACCCACATCAAACACTACAAGACATGTCTTCCCTCTGTTCTCGGGCTTGGAGATGTTTCGGGCAACCCCATTCCACTGGATGCTCAGTATCTGGCTGAGGAGATGAACATGAAGATCGTATTGGGCAACAGTCGACTTGTGGAGGCGTTTCCAGCTGCTCAGGGACTTGCCAGAGACTGGATTGATGGAGCTCTGATGGTCACAGCCATCATGGTCCGGAGCATAGTCTGGTGGAGTGCCTTGTTGGGGGAACAGGAAGACTCTGCGTTGAGTGACGGGTTTGAGGAGATGGTGGGGGGTGGAGGTGTCGAGGAGATGGATTTTATTCAGTATTTGGAGCAATCCAGGTTCCAGCAGAGGTTGCAAACCCTCAGTGACTGGTTCTCTCAGCACAGCGGGGATACAGCTAGCGTCGACTAA